A window of the Gemmatimonadaceae bacterium genome harbors these coding sequences:
- the pal gene encoding peptidoglycan-associated lipoprotein Pal → MKAHRVISPALAALVLAVLAVPAGAQKAGTVELGGFGQFSIMDTPWALKNGFGVGGRAGVFVTPRWELEADLASSSLTEKPPRLESGSKSYQTYAARVTYNLPVAGNQVLIGVGFGGETVDGGRDFSLSPAIGYRWNLNQTVALRFDGLVEYVENPADSRFAYPTVAVGNNPNAARSSNVELRAGLSFLLGNGSEAAPAPTPKPPVINQDSIDQARRADSIARADAAREKARQDSIAAASRARQDSIDAANSARAAEAARLTAALETKIFFDYDKSNLRDDAKSALDAKFPILQANSGVRIRIEGNADERGSDEYNQALGMRRAEEARRYLVAKGIDAGRIDIVSFGEEHPVCTEHEESCWSQNRRDEFVIVAGGDNLMPPR, encoded by the coding sequence ATGAAAGCACATCGTGTAATTTCCCCAGCGCTCGCTGCGCTCGTGCTCGCCGTGCTCGCCGTGCCCGCAGGGGCGCAGAAGGCGGGAACGGTGGAGCTGGGCGGATTCGGTCAGTTTTCCATCATGGATACCCCGTGGGCCCTCAAGAACGGGTTCGGGGTGGGCGGCCGCGCGGGAGTGTTCGTCACTCCGCGGTGGGAGCTGGAGGCCGATCTGGCCAGCTCCAGCCTCACCGAGAAGCCGCCGCGCCTCGAGTCCGGCTCCAAGTCGTATCAGACGTACGCGGCGCGCGTGACGTACAATCTGCCGGTGGCCGGCAATCAGGTGCTGATCGGCGTCGGGTTCGGCGGCGAGACGGTGGACGGCGGGCGCGACTTCTCGCTCAGCCCGGCAATAGGCTACCGCTGGAACCTCAATCAGACCGTGGCGCTCCGGTTCGACGGCCTGGTGGAATACGTGGAGAATCCGGCGGACTCGCGGTTCGCGTACCCCACCGTAGCGGTGGGCAACAACCCCAACGCAGCCCGGTCCTCGAACGTGGAACTCCGCGCCGGTCTGAGCTTCCTGCTCGGGAACGGATCGGAGGCCGCGCCGGCGCCCACTCCCAAGCCCCCGGTGATCAACCAGGACAGCATCGATCAGGCGCGCCGCGCCGATTCGATCGCGCGGGCCGACGCGGCGCGCGAGAAGGCGCGCCAGGATTCCATCGCCGCGGCCTCCAGGGCGCGACAGGATAGCATCGACGCCGCCAACAGCGCACGCGCCGCCGAGGCGGCTCGCCTCACGGCCGCGCTCGAAACCAAGATCTTCTTCGACTACGACAAGTCGAATCTGCGCGACGACGCCAAGAGCGCGCTCGACGCGAAGTTCCCCATTCTCCAGGCCAACTCCGGCGTCCGCATCCGCATCGAAGGCAACGCCGACGAGCGGGGGTCCGACGAGTACAATCAGGCGCTCGGCATGCGGCGCGCCGAAGAGGCGCGCCGGTACCTGGTGGCCAAGGGCATCGATGCGGGCCGCATCGACATCGTGAGCTTCGGCGAGGAGCACCCCGTGTGCACCGAGCATGAGGAGTCGTGCTGGTCGCAGAACCGCCGCGACGAGTTCGTGATCGTGGCGGGGGGCGACAACCTGATGCCGCCGCGCTGA
- a CDS encoding C40 family peptidase yields the protein MLTRRPTPLRLARAALTAVLVAGAGMAIAPAAGAQEVKPFVALNTPLATDGPKPFARFSESADAMRDSIVALARAQLGKRYVLGGTSPERGFDCSGLVKYVLGLLDVSAPRTARLQAHLGEAVAKDRSELKPGDLLTFGRSRRGASHVAIYVGDGRYIHASVTAGRVIETTLDRTDSPLVRAWRGVRRIFEPTADSTTKAGDG from the coding sequence ATGCTCACTCGTCGGCCCACGCCGCTTCGCCTCGCCCGCGCCGCCCTGACCGCCGTACTGGTGGCGGGCGCCGGCATGGCGATCGCGCCGGCCGCCGGGGCCCAGGAAGTGAAGCCGTTCGTGGCGCTGAACACGCCCCTGGCCACCGACGGGCCCAAGCCCTTTGCCCGGTTCAGCGAGTCGGCCGATGCGATGCGCGATTCCATCGTCGCCCTCGCCCGGGCGCAGCTGGGCAAGCGCTACGTGCTCGGCGGCACGTCGCCGGAGCGCGGATTCGACTGCAGCGGGCTCGTGAAGTACGTCCTCGGTTTGCTCGACGTCTCGGCGCCGCGGACGGCGCGCCTCCAGGCGCATCTGGGCGAGGCCGTGGCCAAGGATCGCAGCGAGCTCAAGCCCGGGGACCTGCTCACCTTCGGCCGGTCGCGCCGCGGCGCCAGCCACGTGGCCATCTACGTGGGCGACGGCCGGTACATCCACGCCAGCGTCACCGCCGGCCGCGTGATCGAGACCACGCTCGACCGCACCGATTCGCCCCTCGTCCGCGCCTGGCGCGGCGTGCGGCGCATCTTCGAACCCACCGCCGACAGCACCACGAAAGCGGGCGACGGCTGA
- the queE gene encoding 7-carboxy-7-deazaguanine synthase has translation MYTVNEIFYTLQGEGYHAGRPAVFCRFSGCNLWTGREADRATAACRFCDTDFLGVGPDGGKFATPESLADTIAGRWPRTAPNRGHPFVVCTGGEPLLQLDAPLIAALHAHGFDVAVETNGTQPAPAGLDWVCVSPKARAPLVLTRGDELKLVYPQDGGAPERYADLAFANFFLQPMDGPDAAPNTRAALDYCLAHPQWRLSLQTHKALGIR, from the coding sequence ATGTACACGGTCAACGAGATCTTCTACACGCTGCAGGGCGAGGGCTATCACGCCGGCCGGCCCGCCGTGTTCTGCCGCTTCAGCGGCTGCAACCTCTGGACGGGACGCGAAGCCGATCGCGCCACCGCCGCGTGCCGCTTCTGCGACACCGACTTCCTGGGCGTGGGCCCCGATGGCGGCAAGTTCGCCACGCCCGAATCGCTCGCCGACACGATCGCCGGACGGTGGCCGCGAACCGCGCCCAACCGCGGACACCCGTTCGTGGTCTGCACCGGCGGCGAGCCGCTGCTGCAACTCGACGCGCCGCTCATCGCGGCGCTCCACGCGCACGGCTTCGACGTGGCGGTGGAGACCAACGGCACGCAGCCGGCGCCCGCCGGCCTCGACTGGGTGTGCGTGAGCCCCAAGGCACGCGCGCCGCTCGTGCTCACGCGCGGCGACGAACTCAAACTGGTGTATCCGCAGGACGGCGGCGCGCCGGAGCGCTACGCCGATCTGGCCTTCGCCAATTTCTTCCTGCAGCCGATGGACGGACCCGACGCCGCGCCCAACACGCGCGCCGCACTCGACTATTGTCTGGCGCACCCGCAATGGCGCCTGAGCCTGCAGACCCACAAGGCCCTCGGCATCCGGTAA
- the queC gene encoding 7-cyano-7-deazaguanine synthase QueC, producing the protein MTPAAPAVLLLSGGLDSTTLLALARSRGHDVYAMSFRYGQRHAHELDAARRAAARWAAVEHVVVDIDLRVFGGSALTSDTPVPKDRAAAEMGTGIPITYVPARNTIFLSFALAWADVLGARDIFIGVNALDYSGYPDCRPEYVAAYERMANLATRGGVEGSAPVHINAPLIAMTKAEIIRLGTALGVDYGATTSCYDPDDAGAACGHCDACQLRRNGFAQAGLVDPARYRA; encoded by the coding sequence ATGACGCCGGCTGCCCCCGCGGTGCTCCTGCTGAGCGGTGGACTCGATTCCACCACGCTCCTCGCCCTCGCCCGCTCGAGGGGACACGACGTGTACGCGATGTCGTTCCGCTACGGGCAGCGCCACGCGCACGAACTGGACGCGGCGCGGCGCGCGGCCGCCCGATGGGCCGCGGTCGAGCACGTGGTCGTGGACATCGATCTGCGCGTGTTCGGCGGCTCGGCGCTCACCAGCGACACCCCGGTGCCCAAGGACCGCGCGGCTGCCGAGATGGGAACCGGCATCCCCATCACCTACGTGCCGGCCCGCAACACGATCTTCCTCTCGTTCGCGCTGGCCTGGGCCGACGTGCTCGGCGCCCGCGACATCTTCATCGGGGTCAACGCGCTGGACTATTCGGGATATCCCGACTGCCGGCCGGAGTACGTCGCGGCCTACGAGCGCATGGCCAACCTCGCCACGCGGGGCGGCGTCGAGGGCTCCGCGCCCGTGCACATCAACGCGCCACTCATCGCGATGACCAAAGCCGAGATCATCCGGCTGGGCACCGCGCTGGGCGTGGACTACGGCGCCACCACCAGCTGCTACGATCCCGACGACGCCGGCGCCGCGTGCGGCCACTGCGACGCGTGCCAGCTCCGCCGCAACGGATTCGCCCAGGCGGGGCTCGTGGATCCGGCGCGGTACCGCGCGTGA
- a CDS encoding aminotransferase class I/II-fold pyridoxal phosphate-dependent enzyme, protein MLHLETIAVHAGHAPDPASGEVTPAIHLSTTYERAPDGTLPGGYLYTRNDNPNRHALEQCLAQLEGGVDAACFASGSAATMAVFQALESGAHVLAPDDAYYGTIKLAREVFGRWGLELSVVDMTDLAAVRGAMRPNTRVLWIETPSNPLVRVVDIAALAAIGRAAGAHVVVDNTWATPVLQRPLDLGAHLSFHSTTKYLGGHSDVLGGALVTGAADAFWERVRTVQASGGAVPSPFDCWLTLRGIRTLPWRVRGQTDNARRIADALARHPAVTVVHYPGLPTHHAHALAARQMRAPGAMLSFEVKGGRDAALAAIARLQIVTRATSLGGTESLIEHRATVEPPDTKTPQALLRLSVGLEHADDLIADLDAALRGPTSR, encoded by the coding sequence ATGCTCCACCTCGAGACCATCGCCGTCCACGCGGGGCACGCCCCCGACCCGGCCAGCGGAGAGGTCACCCCCGCGATCCACCTCTCCACCACGTACGAGCGCGCCCCCGACGGCACGCTCCCGGGCGGCTACCTCTACACGCGCAACGACAATCCCAACCGGCATGCGCTCGAGCAGTGCCTGGCCCAGCTCGAAGGGGGCGTGGACGCGGCGTGCTTCGCGTCGGGGTCGGCGGCCACGATGGCCGTGTTCCAGGCCCTCGAATCGGGCGCCCACGTCCTCGCGCCCGACGATGCCTATTACGGAACCATCAAGCTGGCGCGCGAGGTGTTCGGACGGTGGGGCCTCGAGCTGTCGGTGGTGGACATGACCGACCTGGCCGCCGTGCGCGGCGCGATGCGGCCCAACACCAGGGTCCTCTGGATCGAGACCCCGTCCAATCCGCTCGTGCGCGTGGTGGACATCGCCGCCCTCGCCGCCATCGGCCGCGCCGCCGGCGCCCACGTCGTGGTGGACAACACCTGGGCCACGCCGGTGCTGCAGCGGCCCCTCGACCTCGGCGCCCACCTCTCGTTCCACTCCACCACCAAGTACCTCGGCGGTCACAGCGACGTGCTGGGCGGGGCGCTCGTGACCGGCGCCGCGGACGCGTTCTGGGAGCGCGTGCGCACCGTGCAGGCCAGCGGCGGCGCGGTGCCGTCCCCCTTCGACTGCTGGCTCACCCTGCGCGGCATCCGCACCCTGCCCTGGCGCGTGCGCGGCCAGACCGACAACGCCCGTCGCATCGCCGACGCCCTGGCCCGGCATCCCGCGGTGACCGTGGTGCACTACCCGGGCCTGCCCACGCATCACGCGCACGCGCTCGCGGCGCGCCAGATGCGCGCCCCAGGCGCCATGCTGTCGTTCGAGGTGAAGGGCGGACGCGACGCCGCGCTCGCCGCCATCGCGCGGCTGCAGATCGTCACCCGGGCCACGAGCCTGGGCGGCACCGAATCGCTCATCGAGCACCGGGCCACCGTCGAACCTCCGGACACCAAGACGCCGCAGGCGCTGCTGCGGCTCTCCGTGGGGCTCGAGCATGCCGACGATCTCATCGCCGACCTCGACGCCGCCCTCCGCGGCCCCACGTCGCGATAG
- a CDS encoding M28 family peptidase, with translation MTSFRVIRRLGALMVLPAALAAQQQELPLKHKPQPTTAAITAGDLMTRLYIFADDSMQGRETGTIGHLKSTSYIAAQVKALGLKPAGDHGTYFQNLPVFQRSLDPKSTLVVGKTRLVAFRDFVASPGRGGDPRSVNGAQAIYGGEQGDTTNELTADQVRGKLVILTARPGGRGRGGRGFGGGRGRGAVNPLAEAAGIATIETGDAWEAAVRTARPRAGNVIFKNPSAAPLPAQAATLTISAHAAEVLLGMPAAQAAKGTLGKTVAGNPRYIEKPAPARNVVAILPGSDPKLRGEYVAIGAHNDHIGIRQGPPVDHDSLHLYNAARYAITGMLARGERPTAEQEQALRDIHINLDSVRKLRPIRLDSISNGADDDGSGTVTVLELAEAFAKSAVKPERSIIFVWHVGEEKGLWGSEWFTDHPTVPRDSIVAQLNIDMDGRGDAQDLPVGGPTYLQLVGSHRLSTELGDMVESVNQTEAMPFRFDYRFDAPGQADNIYCRSDHYNYARYGIPITFFTTGLHGDYHQVTDEPEYIDYAHMARVAQLVYDVAVKVADLDHRVVVDQPKPADPHARCVNNGAPTKN, from the coding sequence GTGACTTCCTTCCGCGTGATTCGGCGCCTTGGCGCCCTGATGGTCCTCCCGGCCGCGCTGGCGGCCCAGCAGCAGGAGCTTCCACTCAAGCACAAGCCGCAGCCCACGACGGCTGCGATCACGGCCGGCGATCTGATGACGCGGCTCTACATCTTCGCCGACGATTCGATGCAGGGCCGCGAGACCGGCACGATCGGCCATCTCAAGTCCACGTCCTACATCGCGGCGCAGGTCAAGGCGCTGGGCCTCAAGCCGGCCGGCGACCACGGCACCTACTTCCAGAACCTGCCGGTGTTCCAGCGGTCGCTCGACCCGAAATCGACGCTCGTCGTGGGCAAGACCAGGCTCGTGGCGTTCAGGGATTTCGTGGCCAGCCCGGGGCGCGGCGGTGATCCGCGATCGGTGAACGGCGCGCAGGCCATCTACGGCGGCGAGCAGGGCGACACGACCAACGAACTCACGGCCGACCAGGTGCGCGGCAAGCTGGTGATCCTCACGGCGCGTCCGGGGGGCCGGGGGCGCGGCGGTCGGGGATTCGGCGGCGGGCGCGGCCGCGGCGCGGTGAATCCGCTGGCTGAGGCGGCGGGCATCGCGACGATCGAGACGGGCGACGCGTGGGAGGCCGCGGTGCGGACCGCCCGGCCGCGCGCCGGCAACGTGATCTTCAAGAATCCGTCGGCCGCGCCGCTGCCGGCGCAGGCGGCCACGCTCACGATCAGCGCGCATGCCGCGGAGGTGTTGCTCGGGATGCCGGCGGCGCAGGCCGCCAAGGGCACGCTGGGCAAGACGGTGGCGGGCAATCCGCGGTACATCGAGAAGCCGGCGCCGGCGCGCAACGTGGTGGCGATCCTGCCGGGTTCGGATCCCAAGCTGCGCGGCGAATACGTGGCGATCGGCGCCCACAACGATCACATCGGCATCCGCCAGGGACCGCCGGTGGACCACGACTCGCTGCACCTGTACAACGCGGCGCGGTACGCGATCACCGGCATGCTGGCGCGCGGTGAGCGGCCGACGGCGGAGCAGGAACAGGCGTTGCGCGACATCCACATCAACCTCGACAGCGTGCGCAAGCTGCGGCCCATCCGCCTCGACTCGATCAGCAACGGCGCCGACGACGACGGCTCCGGCACGGTGACGGTGCTCGAGTTGGCCGAGGCGTTCGCCAAGAGCGCCGTGAAGCCCGAACGGTCGATCATCTTCGTCTGGCACGTGGGCGAGGAGAAGGGGCTGTGGGGTTCGGAGTGGTTCACCGATCACCCGACGGTTCCGCGCGACTCGATCGTGGCCCAGCTCAACATCGACATGGATGGCCGCGGCGACGCGCAGGACCTGCCCGTGGGCGGACCCACCTACCTCCAGCTCGTGGGCTCGCACCGGCTGTCCACCGAACTGGGCGACATGGTGGAGTCGGTGAACCAGACCGAAGCGATGCCGTTCCGGTTCGACTACCGGTTCGACGCGCCGGGCCAGGCCGACAACATCTACTGCCGCAGCGATCACTACAACTACGCGCGCTACGGCATCCCGATCACCTTCTTCACCACCGGGCTGCACGGCGACTATCACCAGGTCACCGACGAGCCGGAGTACATCGACTACGCGCACATGGCGCGCGTGGCGCAGTTGGTGTACGACGTGGCGGTGAAGGTGGCGGACCTCGACCACCGTGTCGTGGTGGATCAGCCCAAGCCGGCCGATCCGCACGCGCGCTGCGTGAACAATGGAGCGCCAACTAAGAACTGA
- a CDS encoding HAMP domain-containing methyl-accepting chemotaxis protein gives MNVSLRDLGTIRGRLWTGFGGLVALLVIAAVLARSSMGTLADTMTSTLSAVQEESRLAAQLSGAVEQTLEAGSQYVETRDSSAERTFQDEGWAAHNIQRAMNNRPGQTAEELGVLASIDAKLSDLEVKYTLAHRLADLGRAADAHQQAAKARAVVGPLLANIDRLAELKSQKAAAASTQLAAETTRRGTIMLGLIGLALLIGVIVVVITVTSVGRPLDALVAHAERLSRGDLTARTTAPMPGEFRILADAMNRTGDSLSRVVAAAARTAESVSSSAHQLSSVSEEIAVSASHMANAMSEVSHGAETQVHQIRTVDETLTTLRNTSGQVKARADEVHALAAEIERAASEKRVEIEHALAILTDVKTSVEQAASEVTALTTAAADITRFVQTVSQIAEQTNLLALNAAIEAARAGDAGRGFAVVADEVRKLAEQSQKAAQDVAQMTGLVTTRVTTSARAMESGATRVGEIERVSREIDEALRIITTAAAKTRAAATGVSVAAEQNTGAVTSASAGLDTIAKTAENHAAAAQEVNASTEEQSAACQEMTSASNALLAESVELKELVGGLKT, from the coding sequence ATGAACGTGTCGCTGCGCGACCTGGGAACGATCCGCGGCCGGCTCTGGACGGGGTTCGGCGGGCTGGTAGCGCTGCTCGTGATCGCCGCCGTGCTGGCCCGCAGTTCGATGGGCACGCTCGCCGATACCATGACGTCCACGCTCAGCGCGGTCCAGGAAGAATCCCGCCTCGCCGCGCAGCTCTCGGGCGCCGTGGAGCAGACGCTCGAAGCCGGCTCCCAGTACGTGGAGACCCGCGACAGCTCCGCCGAGCGCACCTTCCAGGACGAGGGGTGGGCCGCCCACAACATCCAGCGCGCGATGAACAATCGGCCCGGACAGACCGCCGAGGAGCTCGGCGTGCTCGCGTCGATCGACGCCAAGCTGTCCGACCTCGAGGTGAAGTACACGCTCGCCCACCGGCTGGCCGACCTCGGCCGCGCCGCCGACGCGCACCAGCAGGCCGCCAAGGCGCGCGCCGTGGTGGGCCCGTTGCTCGCCAACATCGACCGCCTCGCCGAGCTCAAGTCCCAGAAGGCCGCCGCCGCGTCGACGCAACTCGCCGCCGAAACCACGCGCCGCGGCACGATCATGCTCGGCCTCATCGGCCTCGCCCTGCTCATCGGCGTGATCGTCGTCGTGATCACGGTGACATCGGTGGGCCGCCCTCTGGACGCGCTCGTCGCGCACGCCGAGCGGCTCAGCCGCGGCGACCTCACGGCCCGCACCACCGCCCCGATGCCGGGCGAGTTCCGCATCCTCGCCGACGCGATGAACCGCACCGGCGACTCGCTGTCACGCGTCGTGGCGGCCGCCGCGCGCACCGCCGAGAGCGTGTCGAGCTCGGCCCACCAGCTGTCGTCGGTGTCGGAGGAGATCGCCGTGTCGGCCAGCCACATGGCCAACGCGATGTCCGAGGTCTCGCACGGCGCCGAAACCCAGGTCCATCAGATCCGCACGGTGGACGAGACGCTCACGACTCTGCGCAACACGTCGGGCCAGGTGAAGGCCCGCGCCGACGAGGTGCACGCGCTGGCCGCCGAGATCGAGCGCGCGGCGAGCGAGAAGCGCGTGGAGATCGAACACGCCCTGGCCATCCTCACCGACGTGAAGACCAGCGTCGAGCAGGCGGCCAGCGAGGTCACGGCGCTCACCACCGCCGCCGCCGACATCACGCGGTTCGTGCAGACGGTGAGCCAGATCGCCGAGCAGACCAACCTGCTGGCGCTCAACGCCGCCATCGAGGCCGCCCGCGCCGGCGACGCCGGCCGCGGATTCGCCGTCGTGGCCGACGAGGTGCGCAAGCTCGCCGAGCAGTCGCAGAAGGCGGCGCAGGACGTGGCCCAGATGACCGGCCTCGTCACCACGCGGGTCACCACCAGCGCGCGGGCCATGGAATCGGGCGCCACCCGCGTGGGCGAGATCGAGCGCGTGTCGCGGGAGATCGACGAGGCGCTGCGGATCATCACCACCGCGGCTGCCAAGACGCGGGCGGCGGCCACCGGTGTATCGGTCGCCGCCGAGCAGAACACCGGCGCCGTGACCAGCGCCAGCGCCGGCCTCGACACGATCGCCAAGACCGCCGAGAATCACGCCGCCGCCGCGCAGGAGGTGAACGCCTCCACCGAGGAGCAGAGCGCGGCCTGCCAGGAGATGACCTCGGCCAGCAACGCGCTGCTGGCCGAGAGCGTGGAGTTGAAGGAACTGGTCGGCGGCTTGAAGACCTGA
- a CDS encoding ABC transporter substrate-binding protein, which translates to MRKLYTLLGLILIGCGGSGSGAVARFGAAGPWNEAYGAMNRRGMELAYDQIKARPEFSSHPVEIDWQNDEADGQKATAIARHFVTDPSVVAVIGHVNSGTEVAAAKVYDAGHLVSVATTATSPALTGISPWVFRVIPSDSMNGLQMARFAGTRLGKRRAAILYENNAYGRGLADAFRRNFSGSVVAFDPIAEGSQNFEPYVAYLKTVNPDLVFVPGTDASGIAFLNEVRREKFGATLLGGDGWTGLTVDTVNADGVYVGAPFSAQNPDPAVQRFVQDFKAKFGLTPDGNAALAYDATNLLYFALTRVGPNRSKIRDFLAGLDAATAWKGVTGNLYFGTTGDPIGKSVVMTVIHHGALQVVEGAQ; encoded by the coding sequence GTGCGAAAGCTCTACACTCTCCTCGGCCTGATCCTGATCGGTTGCGGCGGGTCCGGCTCCGGCGCCGTGGCGCGCTTCGGCGCGGCCGGCCCGTGGAACGAAGCCTACGGCGCGATGAACCGCCGCGGCATGGAATTGGCCTACGATCAGATCAAGGCTCGTCCCGAATTCTCCAGCCACCCGGTGGAGATCGACTGGCAGAACGACGAGGCCGACGGCCAGAAGGCGACGGCCATCGCCCGGCACTTCGTCACCGATCCCTCGGTGGTCGCCGTGATCGGCCACGTGAACTCGGGCACCGAGGTCGCGGCCGCCAAAGTCTACGACGCCGGCCACCTGGTCTCGGTGGCGACCACGGCCACGTCGCCCGCGCTCACCGGCATCTCGCCATGGGTGTTCCGGGTGATCCCCAGCGATTCGATGAACGGCCTGCAGATGGCGCGATTCGCCGGCACGCGGCTGGGCAAGCGGCGCGCCGCCATCCTCTACGAGAACAACGCCTACGGGCGCGGCCTGGCCGACGCCTTCCGGCGCAACTTCAGCGGGAGCGTGGTGGCGTTCGATCCGATCGCCGAGGGCTCGCAGAACTTCGAGCCCTACGTGGCCTATCTCAAGACGGTGAACCCCGACCTCGTGTTCGTGCCCGGGACCGACGCCTCCGGCATCGCGTTCCTGAACGAGGTGCGGCGCGAGAAGTTCGGCGCCACCCTGCTCGGTGGTGACGGATGGACCGGTCTCACCGTCGATACAGTGAACGCGGACGGAGTCTACGTGGGCGCGCCGTTCAGCGCCCAGAACCCCGACCCCGCGGTGCAACGGTTCGTGCAGGATTTCAAGGCCAAATTCGGACTCACGCCCGACGGCAACGCGGCCCTCGCCTACGACGCCACCAACCTCTTGTATTTCGCGCTCACCAGGGTCGGACCCAACCGCAGCAAGATCCGTGACTTCCTCGCCGGCCTCGACGCGGCCACGGCATGGAAGGGCGTTACGGGCAATCTCTATTTCGGCACCACCGGCGATCCGATCGGCAAGAGCGTGGTGATGACGGTCATCCATCACGGCGCCCTGCAGGTGGTGGAGGGCGCCCAATGA
- a CDS encoding DUF2231 domain-containing protein, with the protein MPIDAAHLHLLVNHFPVVLSIVGLTSLAVGAVTRRDFYWRAGLQLMVLAAIAAVVAILTGESASDEIRQRAFVLRGTIGAHSSAAYAALWALLIGGAISAYAWWRARASDVGALPAWLRELVLIAALVGAALVGYAAYRGGIIVHDAPVLQVDRAAGAIAPEGVQAIPQP; encoded by the coding sequence ATGCCGATCGACGCCGCGCACCTGCACCTGCTCGTGAACCATTTTCCGGTGGTGCTGAGCATCGTCGGACTGACGTCGCTCGCCGTGGGAGCCGTCACGCGGCGCGATTTCTACTGGCGGGCGGGGCTGCAGCTCATGGTGCTGGCCGCGATCGCCGCCGTGGTCGCCATCCTCACGGGCGAATCGGCGTCGGACGAGATTCGGCAGCGCGCGTTCGTGCTGCGAGGCACGATCGGCGCGCACTCCTCCGCCGCGTACGCCGCCCTCTGGGCGCTGCTCATCGGCGGCGCGATCTCGGCGTATGCCTGGTGGCGCGCGCGGGCCAGCGACGTGGGGGCGCTGCCGGCGTGGCTACGGGAGCTGGTGCTGATCGCGGCGCTCGTCGGCGCGGCGCTCGTGGGGTACGCGGCGTACCGCGGGGGCATCATCGTCCACGACGCGCCGGTGTTGCAGGTCGATCGCGCGGCCGGCGCCATCGCGCCCGAGGGCGTTCAGGCCATCCCGCAGCCTTGA
- a CDS encoding agmatine deiminase family protein has translation MPTRRSSADISAPKRATPTSSRRFPAEWEPHTATWIAWPHHEPDWPGKLDAIHWVYAEIARVLAAHEPVEILCRDEDAARRAQGYLAAHDVRRNVRIHLAPTDRVWLRDSAPTTVMRPDGSVELINWEFNAWAKYDNYARDRVIGAAIARISGLRLEAATRPDGAPLVLEGGAIDTDGRGTLLVTEECLLSDVQARNPGLSRADYERAFATWLGIRKTIWLGEGCVGDDTHGHVDDVARFAAHDVVLLAYEEDPADENHARSKDNLKRLQAAGGKKGDFTVIKLPFPRPVTMNGERLPASYANFYIANGVVIVPTFNDPNDRVALNILAEIMPDHQIVGIHAVDLVWGLGTLHCLTQQQTRGA, from the coding sequence ATGCCTACGCGCCGATCCTCAGCCGATATCTCGGCGCCTAAGCGCGCCACCCCCACGTCGTCCCGCCGGTTTCCCGCCGAGTGGGAACCGCACACGGCCACGTGGATCGCGTGGCCGCACCACGAGCCGGATTGGCCCGGCAAGCTCGACGCCATCCACTGGGTGTACGCCGAGATCGCGCGCGTGCTCGCCGCGCACGAGCCGGTGGAGATCCTCTGCCGCGACGAGGACGCCGCGCGCCGCGCCCAGGGCTACCTCGCCGCCCACGACGTGCGCCGGAACGTGCGCATCCACCTCGCGCCCACCGACCGCGTGTGGCTCCGCGACTCGGCGCCGACCACGGTGATGCGTCCCGACGGCAGCGTGGAGCTGATCAACTGGGAGTTCAATGCCTGGGCCAAGTACGACAACTACGCGCGCGATCGGGTGATCGGCGCCGCCATCGCCCGCATCAGCGGACTGCGCCTGGAAGCGGCCACGCGGCCGGACGGCGCGCCGCTCGTGCTCGAGGGCGGCGCCATCGACACCGATGGGCGCGGCACCCTGCTCGTGACCGAGGAATGCCTGCTCTCCGACGTCCAGGCGCGCAATCCGGGGCTCTCGCGCGCCGATTACGAGCGCGCGTTCGCCACCTGGCTCGGCATCCGCAAGACGATCTGGCTGGGCGAGGGATGCGTGGGCGACGACACGCACGGCCACGTGGACGACGTGGCGCGGTTCGCCGCGCACGACGTGGTGCTCCTGGCGTACGAGGAGGATCCGGCCGACGAGAACCACGCGCGCTCCAAGGACAACCTCAAGCGGCTGCAGGCGGCGGGCGGCAAGAAGGGCGACTTCACGGTCATCAAGCTGCCCTTTCCGCGCCCCGTGACGATGAACGGCGAGCGCCTCCCGGCCAGCTACGCCAACTTCTACATCGCCAACGGCGTCGTGATCGTGCCCACGTTCAACGATCCCAACGATCGCGTGGCGCTCAACATCCTCGCCGAGATCATGCCCGACCACCAGATCGTCGGCATCCACGCCGTGGATCTCGTGTGGGGACTGGGCACGCTGCACTGCCTCACGCAGCAGCAGACGCGCGGCGCGTAG